The window TCCGGTCTGGAGGATATGGATGCGTGCGGGCGTTCCCTCCTGCGGCGCGGTGCCGGTCATGGGTGCCCGTCTGCCCGGCGGGGGGGGCCGTCTTCTCCGGAACCGGACGGAGAGCGTATGAGACGGCAATTCATGAAGATCTGCCCCTTGAACGGACCCCGCTGCTGTGTTAATATTGAGTCACACGAGGTTCACAATGCACTCACAAATACTGTCCGGCCTGGTCCTGTTCAACCTCGTCTGCCTGCTCGCCTTCACGATCCTCTGCCTGAGGGCACCGCAGCTTCCCGAAGGTTTCGAGATCTAAGCACGCTCCACGTCACCACGAAACCAGCCGTGCGCCACGGTCACCTGCGGGGTCGACCGTGGCGCACGGCTGTCCGCTCTCTCCCGGCCGCACGTGAAGCCGCGGTGACTGCACCGGGGATGGCCGCACGGGCGTCTTCACCGGCGCCGGGTGGCGAAGAACGGGTGCCGGTGGCGGTTCCGGCGTTGCCGGAACCGCCTCGCCGTCCCGAGAGACGGACGCCAATACTTGACTATTCCGCTAGGTTTATTTAACTTGGCCGGGTGAATCGCTCCCTGCTCCTCACCGCCGCCCTGCTCAGCGGCCTCGGCGCCGCCCAGACCAGCCCGCGCCCCGCCGCCACCCTCACGGTCCAGCACGACGAGGGCAGCGCCCAGGTCCGCCGCGACCCCAGACGCGTCATCGTTCTCGACGAGGAAGCCCTCGGCTGGATCTACGCCCTGGGCGTCAGTGACCGCCTGGTGGGCCTCGGCAGCGCCGTCCTCACGCCCGCCGACCTCACCCCGGACGGCCACGTGAAACCCGAACGTATCCGGGGCACCTTCCTCGCCCGCGGCGACCTGAGCCACGCCACCTTCGTGGGCAACTGGACGCAGCCGAACCTCGAAACGATCCTGGCCCTGAAACCCGACCTGATCGTCCGCGCCACCTGGCAGGGCAACGGCAACTACCCGCAGCTCAGCCGCATCGCGCCCACCCTCGGGTACAGCGAACAGGACAGCGGCTACTGGCGCAAGGGCCTGCGCGACCTCGCCCGTATCTTCGGACGGCAGCAGCAGGCTGAGAACGTCATCCGGCAGGTCGCCGACACCAACCGCACGAACGGCCGCGCCCTGCAGGCTGCCGGCGTGTTCCGCAAGTACCCGAAGGCCGTGGTCGTCTCGCCCTTCAAGGGCGGCGGCACCTACCTGTACACCAAGACGCGCCTGATCGAGGACGTGCGCGCCCTCGGCTTCCGGGACGGCATGAAGTCCGACGCCAGCACGCTCGGCGTGGGCGGCGTCGTGAGCGACGAGGCACTCCTCGCCCTCCCGAAGGACACCCTGGTGATCGTGTTCCCACCCGGCGGGCAGTACAACGGCGCACAGGACTTCCTGAAGAGCGCCGTCGGCCAGCGCCTCAAGGACCAGACCGTGCTGTACACCCAGGAACCCAACAGCCCCTGGGCCGGTCCGCTCGTGTCCATCCGCGACAGCAGCGGCCTCACCAAAGTCATCCTGGAGAAGGTGAAGTGACCTGCTCCACCACAACCGGGACGCCGTCCTCACGGAGCGCCGCTGACGGCGGCACGGCGGCCCCGCGCGTGGCCAGGACGCCGGAGGCGTGACCCGCCTGCCGCTGTGCTCCGCGGAGTCGATCGCCGCGGGCGAGGACCCCATCGGGACCGCGCCGCACTGGGCGGAGGTGACGGTGCTGGAACTCGACGTCCCCGTCTGGGCGCGCGTGCGCGACGCGGACGCCTGGACGCCCGCGCAGCGGGACGTGTTCGCCGCGCTGCGCGAGCGGGTCGAGGCGAGCGGCGCGGGCTTCGGGCTGCTGATGAGTGCGCCCGTCACGCCCGGCGGGCCGCTGCGCGTGCGGCACTACACGCTGGCGGGCGGCGGCTACGTCCGGCAGGACTACCTGAGCACGTGGCCTCAGAGCGAGTGGGCGCGCGGTCTGCACGACACCCTGATCGACCCGGCGAACCTGCGGGACTGGGCGCGGCCGCCCGCCGTGCCCGGCCCGGACCTGCACGTCTGCACGCACGGCACGGTGGACGCCGCGTGCGGCCGAGCCGGGATTCCCGTGTACCGTGCGCTGCAGGACGCGGGCGTGCGCGCGTGGCGCACCGGGCACTTCGGCGGTCACCGCTTCGCCGCGACGGCCGTGGACCTGCCCGCTGGGCTGCTGTGGGCGCACCTGACGCCGGAACTGGCCGTGCAGGTCGCCCGGCGCGAGGTGCCGCCCGAGCACGCCGCACGGCACCTGCGTGGCTTCGCGGGCCTCCCGCCGCTCGCGCAGGTCCTCGACCGACACCTGCTGCTGCAGCACGGCTGGTCGTGGCTGGACCGCGAACGCCGCGCCACCCTGACCGCCGCCCCGGACGGCACGCGCGTCACCCTGCACGTCGGCGCACCGGGGGACGGGAGCGGTGACCCGGCCACCTACCGGGCAACCGTGACGGCCGCGCCGGACCTGCACCTGCGCGGCTCCAGCCACGACGCCGCCCGCTCGCGCGTGCCGCAGTATCGGCTCGGACCGGTCGAG of the Deinococcus aquiradiocola genome contains:
- a CDS encoding sucrase ferredoxin, with amino-acid sequence MTRLPLCSAESIAAGEDPIGTAPHWAEVTVLELDVPVWARVRDADAWTPAQRDVFAALRERVEASGAGFGLLMSAPVTPGGPLRVRHYTLAGGGYVRQDYLSTWPQSEWARGLHDTLIDPANLRDWARPPAVPGPDLHVCTHGTVDAACGRAGIPVYRALQDAGVRAWRTGHFGGHRFAATAVDLPAGLLWAHLTPELAVQVARREVPPEHAARHLRGFAGLPPLAQVLDRHLLLQHGWSWLDRERRATLTAAPDGTRVTLHVGAPGDGSGDPATYRATVTAAPDLHLRGSSHDAARSRVPQYRLGPVEQLQPDAARSGP
- a CDS encoding ABC transporter substrate-binding protein yields the protein MNRSLLLTAALLSGLGAAQTSPRPAATLTVQHDEGSAQVRRDPRRVIVLDEEALGWIYALGVSDRLVGLGSAVLTPADLTPDGHVKPERIRGTFLARGDLSHATFVGNWTQPNLETILALKPDLIVRATWQGNGNYPQLSRIAPTLGYSEQDSGYWRKGLRDLARIFGRQQQAENVIRQVADTNRTNGRALQAAGVFRKYPKAVVVSPFKGGGTYLYTKTRLIEDVRALGFRDGMKSDASTLGVGGVVSDEALLALPKDTLVIVFPPGGQYNGAQDFLKSAVGQRLKDQTVLYTQEPNSPWAGPLVSIRDSSGLTKVILEKVK